Within Longimicrobium sp., the genomic segment GGGCGGGAGCCCGTGAGCCCCCGCCCCGCTTCGCCGCTCCGTCCGGAGGTTACAGGTCGCGATCCCGGCCCAGGTCGCGCTGCAGGTCGCCGAGCTTGTCCTGCACCTTCCCCTCCAGCCGGTCCATCTTCCCCTCGGCCTGCAGGCTGCCGTCGCCGGTGAGGCCGCCGACCGCGTCCTTCACCCGGCCCTTCAGGTCCTTGCCCTGGCCTTCGAGCGAGTTCTCCAGGCCGCGATCCTCCAGGTTCCGATCCGCCATCTCTCCCTCCTCGTTGCCGGTTTCCCCAGTCCAGAAAGGGGCGCCCCGAGACGTGGCAAGATGTGTTCCCACAATCACTTGCCTGGACGGAGCGGACGCGCCGGCGTCGACGGACGGCCGTCGAGCCGGACAGCGGAAGGCTGTCGTCCCGAGGGGAGCGGCAGCGGCCCGAGGGATCTATTCGGCCTTCCTGCTGGCTGGTCACGCTCACGGTGGCCGGCGCCCGGCGGCATCGGAGTAGATCCCTCGGGCGCACAGGCGCCTGCGCAGACGCGGTCCCCTGCGAATGCGACCTCGGGATGGCGGCGTTTTCGCCGATCCAGATCCCGTCACACCAGCGGCCGAAGCCTCACGCCGGCGCGGGCTCGTGGAGGGC encodes:
- a CDS encoding CsbD family protein → MADRNLEDRGLENSLEGQGKDLKGRVKDAVGGLTGDGSLQAEGKMDRLEGKVQDKLGDLQRDLGRDRDL